The Phyllopteryx taeniolatus isolate TA_2022b chromosome 4, UOR_Ptae_1.2, whole genome shotgun sequence genome includes the window CAGAGGTGCACTGTGGGGGGAGGTAGACTACTCAGTGTTGCCAGGCCAAACTGATGataatttgaataataataataataatatatgacaCAGGTCGTGATTTTGAGGATACCCAAAGATGCTTAAAAAACGGTATCCTCAAGATTACCAATCATTTCAGGCATGCTtctttgttaaaatgttttttaagctTTCCTCAACCTGTGACTCTGTTTATGGCAGGcccacatttttaaacaaacgtAAACAGTAAAAAGGGGCCCTTCCTTCAATACTATAAAGTTAGAACAACAATACTAAAAAGATTCTCAACACACTTGAATACTTTAGACCTAcccgtttttgttcagaaaatagtagaattactcccacaaaacaaaagaactcctttcaaaagtatacaaattaatctgaagtactaattcaatacacttacCAACCGCAAAATGGTTGTTGTCGGGCCACAGAGAGATGAGGGTCCGaccccctccctcccctttGGGCCCCGTcctcctctcccctctcttgACACCCTCGCCCGTCCTTGCTCACGACGGGTGCTTAACATGGGCTCGCTTTGTCGGGCTGTGCCCGTTTTTGGGTCGGCggctggctcctgcgttgggccctgttggtagCTGGCCCCCCCATGCTCTCCGGAGGTGGTTGGGGCAATGGCGGAGGTGGGGGtcgctgggtgggtgtgggtcGTGGGGGGCGGTGGTCCAGTGCCCGTACCCCTCCCTTTGagactggtcggggcgcttcggttgggctcgggacctccctgggtcctgagGGTCGGGGGCGTCCCCCTGTTTGGGTCCCGTGCTGGACTGGCTCTCTGACTTGGCCCCCccttgtgggtggagggggccggGCCCAACCTTCCTCCATATgccagctcagcaactccgtataCCAGTTGACTAGCATGTATAttatatggtgttcattcactaattaGTTtgatagacacgctataggcttgtgctgggaccacaaaTAATAGCACAGGTTAtattaacatatcaactcacaggttcttacaggtgtttagacactaaaaaagaatcccacagcaccactcgtcagtagcactgccttgctcattttcccacatcctgtcctgaccttttctgtcctctctcatcttgttctcttggttagttattgcacgtcctcaccgggtgtccctcCCATCCACAAACAAATACACgacttgactgttgtaatgttacttgtgttaaaatatctagactgtctcactattgttctgctgtggttatcacccctagtccccttgtccacgctgtccctctgtctgtcccctaaaacctttttctgtccggctgcattttcaataaacatcataataataaacaaattaaaaaaataagtagacagagtatttcaaactcccctgttgcacaccaaaactgttccagcacaaaggcatacagatccaccattctgcaaggccatgcagctgaacaggacaggttatttcaaaaaaaaaaaaaaaaagaagaaaaaaaagtggcccaATAGAAAGTGACAAAAGAGAGATAACATTTGCGCGGCAGGAGAGGAGAGCGTGTGTTTGGGGGGACTGAGGCCAGGAATCTGCTGAGTCATTGTGACTGCTCTCATGATGTTCGCTTAGGTCAGAGCAGCAACAAGAGACACCCTTtaatgaccacacacacacgcacgcacacacacacacacacacacacacagaggtctGAAACAGACAAGCACCCTCGGACACAAAGCATCCCTTGTGGAGATGTGCACTCTGAGGACTGATGTCATCTTTTGCATTCCTGTGTTGACTTCTTTATCTCCACCCTTTTGTCTGTTGTTTCCCCTTTTGAGCAACTACATCTGTGTTTCTGCCATTGTTAGATTTTTATATTCCTGTCAGTtgtagttcatttttttcccgtaTGTTGCTACAGGCTGGGTGGGATAAACTGTATGCATGTGTAAGAACGTGTAAGAGCTGAAACAGTTGGTTTTCCCCTGGACTCCTTCCCACAAATTCTATCGGTTCCTCTTCTCTCAGTTCACTTGCTAGCGATTGGCCTGAAGCTAACCAATAACGCTTCAGCTTGACAAAAGCATAGGGCACTATCACTGTAACTGTcaagaaacaggaagtcaggGAAATTCTGAGAAATATTGCGTGTCACTTTCACTCATACAACCTGATATTGATGTGCAACGTTTAAcctgttcaaatatcagtcTTCCAAAGGTACAATTGGatttggtttctatgtgcctgaCCTGGTGGGTAGTAATCCGCAAACAACAATACTTAATACtactatactgtacttaatCCTGTGaacaattgtacatttttgtcaagctattacttagaataactgtgttatattttttttctgcatttgtgTAGGTCTCTTCAGAAGAACAAGGCTCCTGTGGCATGACGACGACAAACAAAGGAAATAAAGCCTTAAAGGTGAGGGAGAACATCCACCAAAATGGTACAGCTCAGTCAGATTCACCACAGTACAGTTTGAATCAAGTAAACCTCGATTAGGCTGGAATTAAGTGTTTAGGTAACATGGTAATAGATGTGTTAGCTACATGCAGCGAGGCATTAATTTGACAattaattaaacataaaatggaTATGACAGTGGGTGGTGCAGTGTGCTGAGAATGCTTGTAAGCCagaaccattttttttgttttcaatggcaCTTTTTAgtttcaaaacacatttcataatCAGAGGGGTCAAACAGGGGGGGAAAGGGGAACAACTGTCCCAGGGCCCTGAGCAGTTGGAGGGCACCTGTCTGTGCGGCAGTGGGCCCCAGCGCCCCGTCGCCAAATCATACTGTGAATGCTCAATGTTGCCCGGCATGTTGAGGCACACCATGGTACACACTGAAGgcgcacaactctaaatttagTTTTGCCTGTTTACTGTAAAGAAATGTCCAAAAAGAGTGgctaaaaatctgtgatatatcAGGGCCGCGAAAGATGCTACACGATATGgttggggttcactgtatgccACTCCGTTTGTTGTCTTTGAttgactgtactgtatttgatcTGATTCCTTCTTACTTTATAAAGGTGAAGCGAGAGCCAGGAGAGAATGGCACCAGCTTGACAGATGATGAGCTGGTGACCATGTCAGTGCGGGAGCTTAACCAGCACCTCCGGGGTCTCACTAAGGAGGAGATCCTGCAATTAAAGCAGCGGCGGCGCACCCTGAAGAATCGGGGCTATGCCGCCAGCTGTCGAGTAAAGAGAGTTACCCAGAAGGAAGAGCTGGAAAAGCAGAAGGCCCAACTGCAACAGGAAGTGGACAAACTGGCCAATGAGAATGCTTCCATGCGCCTAGAGCTAGACGCTCTCAGGTCCAAGTATGAGGCCTTACAGACCTTTGCCAGGACTGTGGCAAGGAGCCCCACTGTGGGGGTCGGAGTCAGGgctggagggggaggaggaggggtagCGTCACCAGTCATTGGTCCACTCATACCCGGGAAGGCGGCAACGGCGACGAGTGTCATTACAATAGTTAAGTCCAAAACAGATGCACGGTCTTGAGGGAGGTTTAGATTGACAAAGGTGTATCTGGATGGAATTCAGCTGCGTCTAAGAATTTCTTCTCTGCTTGCCACGCCTTCTTCACTTGCACTCAACTCCTGTGTCAAGTCACTGCACTGACCTGACACAGGTCTCGGGTGCAGTCAAGGACTAGAAGGAAGCAGAGGACTTGGCCCTCGGTCAGTGCTTGTTCACAAAGGATCCGGCAATTTAAAGTTGATAATTGTAATGAACTGCTGTCGTAATGAGGACGGTCCAATGTTCCCATTTCGTGGCTAAACAAACATGGAACATTTCTGTGATGGATTTAGAGACAGAATAGTTTGATGATAGA containing:
- the mafgb gene encoding v-maf avian musculoaponeurotic fibrosarcoma oncogene homolog Gb, which codes for MTTTNKGNKALKVKREPGENGTSLTDDELVTMSVRELNQHLRGLTKEEILQLKQRRRTLKNRGYAASCRVKRVTQKEELEKQKAQLQQEVDKLANENASMRLELDALRSKYEALQTFARTVARSPTVGVGVRAGGGGGGVASPVIGPLIPGKAATATSVITIVKSKTDARS